GATGCGCCGGGCACAGCCGACCGGCCCGGCGGACAAGCCGTGGGAGCAGAGCATCGACCCGCGGCCCGTCGACACCGCCGAGTACAAGAAGGCGGGGCCGTACCACCTGTGCTTCTCCAACGCCGCGGTCAACAACCCCTGGCGGCAGGTCGGCTGGAAGACCATGCAGGCGGAGGTCGCCCTGCACAAGGAGATCACGGAGTTCACCGCACTGGACGCCGAGGGCAAGGACGACAAGCAGATCTCCGACATCGCGGAGTTGCAGGGCAAGGGCTGCGACGCGCTGATCGTCTCGCCCAACACCACGGCCACGCTGACTCCCGCGGTGGCCGGGGCGTGTCCGAAGGTGCCGGTCATCGTGTTCGACCGGGGGGTCCAGACCGACTGCCCGGTCACGTTCATCAAACCGATCGGCGGCTACGCCTTCGGCGCCGAGGCGGCCGAGTTCCTCGTCGGCAAGGTGCGGGCCGGCGGGAAGATCCTGGCGCTGCGCATCCTGCCCGGCGTGGACGTGCTGGAGACCCGGTGGTCGGCGGCGAAGGTCGCGTTCGACCAGAGCGACCTCGAGGTCGTCGGCGTGGAGTTCACCGACGGCGACGCCGCGAAGACCAAGAGCATCGTCAGTGACTACATCCAGCGCTACGGCAAGATCGACGGAGTCTGGATGGACGCGGGCGCCACCGCCGTCGCGGCCGTCGAGGCGTTCGAGGACGCGGGCCGGCCCGTGCCGCCGATCAGCGGCGAGGACCAGCAGGACTTCCTGCGGAAGTGGAGCGACGCGAAGCTGACCGCGATCGCCCCGACCTACCCGACCTACCAGTGGCGCACCCCGATCATCGCGGCGCTCAAGATCCTCAAGGGCGAGCAGGTGCCGAAGGTCTGGAACCTCCCGCAACCGGCGATCACGCAGGAGAACCTCGCCACCTACCTCAAGCCCGGCATGCCGCCGCTGCACTACGCCCTGTGCGGGTGCGAGGACCTGCCCGGCTACCCCGCGAAATGGGGTGGCTCGTCGTGATCGGCGTCGACGTGACCATCGCCACCGCCGCATCCGTCCGGCGTCCCCTCGCCGCGAGCCAGGACGCCCTCGTCACCGAAGGACTCGCCTTCCTCCGCACCCTCATGGCCTGACCGGCCGACCATCCAAGCCTTCGCACCCCGTAACTCCGGCCGTAACCGGTAACCCCCCCAGGAGATCCCTCATGCGAAGATCACGCTTACTGCCCGCCCTGGCCGCGGCCCTGTTGGGGCTGTTGCTGTCCGCGGTGCCGCTGGTGGCGCACGCGGCCGCACCGCAGTTCAAGGTGCTGCTGTTCAGCAAGACAGCGAGCGGCGCCTACCGGCACGACTCCATCTCCGCCGGCATCGCGATGTTCCAGCAGCTGGCGACGGACAACAACTTCCAGCTCGACGCGAGCGAGAACTCCTCCGTCTTCACCACGTCGAACCTCGCCAACTACGACGCGGTGATCATGCTCCAGACGTCGGGCATGGTGTGGGACAACGACGCGCAGCGCCAGGCCATGCAGGCGTACGTGCGCGGCGGCCACGGCGTCGTCGCGATCCACAACGCCGTCGACATGAACATCGAGTCGCAGTTCCCCTGGTGGGACCAGACCGTGCTGGCCGGCGCGCACATGACCCAGCACTCCTCGATCGTGCAGGGCACCGCCAAGGTCGCCGACAAGGTCCACCCCTCGACCAAGGGCCTGCCGGACCGGTGGACCCGTACCGAGGAGTGGTACAACTTCGACAAGAACATGCGCGGCTCGGTGCACGTGCTGGTGACCGCGGACGAGACCACCTATGACGCGGGCGCGAACAAGATGGGCGCCGACCACCCGATCTCCTGGTGTCACAACCCGGAGGGCGGCCGGGTGTGGGCCACCGCGATGGGCCACAACGCGTCCTCCTACTCGGAGCCGCTGTTCAAGCAGCACCTGCTGGGCGCGGTGAAGTGGGCGGCCGGCGCGGCGCCGGGCGACTGCGGCGGCACGGTCGCGGCCCGCTTCCAGAAGGTGACCCTCGACGGCGCGCCGGACCAGCCGATGGAGCTGGACGTCGCCGCGGACGGCAGGGTCTTCTACATCTCGCGCTCGGGCAAGGTGAACCTGATCCCCGCGGGCGGCGGCGGCACGCGCGTCATCGGCACCCTGTCGGTGTACGACGGCGGCGAGGACGGCGGCATCGGCCTGGCGCTCGACCCGAACTTCGCCACCAACGGCTGGATCTACCTCAACTACTCGCCGTCCAACGGCGGCGAGGTGAACCGGGTGTCGCGCTTCACCTTCAACGGCACCAGCCTCGACCTGTCGAGCGAGAAAAAGATCATCGAGGTTCCGGCGTACCGCAACGTCGACGAGCCCGGCCACACCGGCGGCTACCTCGCGTTCGGCCCGGGCGGCAACCTGTACATCGGCCCGGGTGACGACACCAACCCCAACGGATCCAGCGGCTACGCCCCGATCGACGAGCGGCAGGGCCGGGAGCACTACGACGCCCAGCGGTCCGCGGCCAACACCAACGACCTGCGCGGCAAGATCCTGCGCATCCACCCCGAGGCCGACGGCACCTACACGATCCCGTCCGGCAACATGTTCGCGCCGGGCACCGCCAAGACGCGGCCGGAGATCTACGCGATGGGCTTCCGCAACCCGTTCCGCTTCTCCGTCGACAAGGTCACCGGCTGGATCTCGGTGGGCGACTACGGCCCGGACGCGGGGGCGGCGAACGCCAACCGCGGCCCCGAGGGCACCGTCGAATGGAACCTGATCAAGGAGCCGGGCTTCTACGGCTGGCCCTACTGCGTCGGCAACAACATCCCGTTCAACGACTTCAACTTCGCCACCAACACCTCCGGTGCGAAGTTCAACTGCTCGGCGCCGGTCAACAACTCGCCCAACAACACCGGCCTGACCAACCTGCCCGCGGCCAAGTCCGCGACCATCTGGTACAACTACCACGCCTCGGCCGAGTTCCCCGAGATCAACTGCTGTGGCGGTGCGGCCCCCATGGGTGGCCCGTTCTACCGCTACGACGCCTCCAGCACCTCCGACCGCAAGTTCCCCGACTACTTCGACGGCACACCCTTCCTCTACGAGTGGAGCCGTAACTTCGTCAAGGAACTGCGGCTGGACTCCTCCGGCAACCTCCTGAAGATCAGCCCCTTCGTGGCGCAGATCGCCCCG
The sequence above is a segment of the Microbispora sp. ZYX-F-249 genome. Coding sequences within it:
- a CDS encoding substrate-binding domain-containing protein, whose translation is MRSYSRRLLASAALAALTLPMAACTSDKPVSSASAAPAGPAAREDKGTGAQSKFFMQADYDAQMAMRRAQPTGPADKPWEQSIDPRPVDTAEYKKAGPYHLCFSNAAVNNPWRQVGWKTMQAEVALHKEITEFTALDAEGKDDKQISDIAELQGKGCDALIVSPNTTATLTPAVAGACPKVPVIVFDRGVQTDCPVTFIKPIGGYAFGAEAAEFLVGKVRAGGKILALRILPGVDVLETRWSAAKVAFDQSDLEVVGVEFTDGDAAKTKSIVSDYIQRYGKIDGVWMDAGATAVAAVEAFEDAGRPVPPISGEDQQDFLRKWSDAKLTAIAPTYPTYQWRTPIIAALKILKGEQVPKVWNLPQPAITQENLATYLKPGMPPLHYALCGCEDLPGYPAKWGGSS
- a CDS encoding ThuA domain-containing protein; protein product: MRRSRLLPALAAALLGLLLSAVPLVAHAAAPQFKVLLFSKTASGAYRHDSISAGIAMFQQLATDNNFQLDASENSSVFTTSNLANYDAVIMLQTSGMVWDNDAQRQAMQAYVRGGHGVVAIHNAVDMNIESQFPWWDQTVLAGAHMTQHSSIVQGTAKVADKVHPSTKGLPDRWTRTEEWYNFDKNMRGSVHVLVTADETTYDAGANKMGADHPISWCHNPEGGRVWATAMGHNASSYSEPLFKQHLLGAVKWAAGAAPGDCGGTVAARFQKVTLDGAPDQPMELDVAADGRVFYISRSGKVNLIPAGGGGTRVIGTLSVYDGGEDGGIGLALDPNFATNGWIYLNYSPSNGGEVNRVSRFTFNGTSLDLSSEKKIIEVPAYRNVDEPGHTGGYLAFGPGGNLYIGPGDDTNPNGSSGYAPIDERQGREHYDAQRSAANTNDLRGKILRIHPEADGTYTIPSGNMFAPGTAKTRPEIYAMGFRNPFRFSVDKVTGWISVGDYGPDAGAANANRGPEGTVEWNLIKEPGFYGWPYCVGNNIPFNDFNFATNTSGAKFNCSAPVNNSPNNTGLTNLPAAKSATIWYNYHASAEFPEINCCGGAAPMGGPFYRYDASSTSDRKFPDYFDGTPFLYEWSRNFVKELRLDSSGNLLKISPFVAQIAPHAPIDMKFGPDGALYMADWGNGFGHANTDDAVYRIDYVVGNRAPVAKASASPDSGKAPLTVAFSSAGSSDPDGDAITYSWDFGDGGTSTSANPSHTYSANGTYNAKLTVRDSSGKTASVTVPIVVGNTRPTVAFSAPPDGGFIDFGDQVNYTLNVTDAEDGTVDCTKVNVFTALGHDQHAHDTGQYTGCSGTVTTTASGHDEASNVYYVLGADYTDKGGLKGSAGVTLQPKHKQAEHATGSSGIRIVDESGAEGGRRIGDISNNDWLSFTPFNLSGIDTVSFRVSAPSATGGSIELHADSPTGALIASASVPSTGGWNNYVSLPAVRVTDPGGTHDVYVVFKAPSANAFDVDSFTFGGRGVGQGGGSSPSPSPSVPPSPSPSPSSPSGSTSALKGVGSGRCLDVNGASQA